The following proteins are encoded in a genomic region of Oncorhynchus kisutch isolate 150728-3 linkage group LG6, Okis_V2, whole genome shotgun sequence:
- the LOC109892574 gene encoding non-POU domain-containing octamer-binding protein-like, which yields MQGNWGPRGEQQNHGPSRHQMESQKKPGDNSNGQHADEQESPNAGITIDLQNFRKPGEKTYTQRSRLFVGNLPTGVTEAEVEKLFSKYGKAAEIFINKDRGFGFIRLETKTVAEIAKAELDETSFRGRQLRVRFATHGAALAVKNLPQFISNELLEEAFSFFGQIERAIVIVDDRGRPTGKGIVEYTAKPAARKALDRCADGAFLLTAFPRPVTVEPMEQFDEDEGLPERIVNKNQVFHKEREHPPRFAQPGTFEYEYAMRWKALLEMEKQQYEQVDRNIKEAQEKLEQEMEAARHEHQVVLMRQDLLRRQEELRRMEELHNQEMQKRKQMELRQEEEHRRREEEMRMHTEERMRRQQEGFKGNFPGNEMRMHMQGQGMNRNSMGGVEGKPSGPNPGAANMPAENPPLMQGAGNDTMPVGGQPGFARGPGQGPADFANKRRRF from the exons ATGCAAGGAAACTGGGGCCCCCGTGGTGAACAGCAGAATCATGGCCCATCTAGACACCAGATGGAAAGTCAGAAAAAACCTGGAGATAACAGCAATGGAcagcatgcagatgagcaggaGAGCCCAA ATGCTGGGATAACCATAGATCTACAGAACTTCAGGAAACCTGGAGAGAAGACTTACACTCAGCGTAGCCGTCTCTTTGTGGGAAATTTACCAACTGGTGTTACGGAGGCGGAGGTGGAGAAGTTGTTTTCCAAGTATGGCAAGGCAGCTGAGATTTTCATCAACAAGGACAGAGGGTTTGGATTCATTAGACTG GAGACAAAAACAGTGGCTGAGATTGCTAAAGCCGAACTTGATGAAACCTCATTTAGAGGCAGACAGTTGCGAGTGCGGTTTGCGACACATGGTGCTGCTCTAGCTGTGAAGAATTTGCCACAGTTCATTTCCAATGAGCTCCTGGAAGAGGCTTTCTCCTTCTTTGGCCAGATTGAAAGGGCCATAGTTATAGTGGATGATAGAGGGAGACCCACAGGAAAGGGGATTGTGGAATACACAGCCAAGCCTGCAGCAAGGAAGGCTCTGGATAGGTGTGCAGATGGAGCCTTTCTATTGACTGC ATTCCCCAGGCCAGTAACAGTCGAACCAATGGAGCAGTTTGATGAAGATGAGGGACTGCCAGAGAGGATTGTAAACAAAAACCAAGTTTTTCACAA GGAGCGGGAGCATCCACCAAGGTTTGCTCAGCCAGGGACATTTGAATATGAGTATGCCATGCGCTGGAAGGCCCTTTTGGAGATGGAgaagcagcagtatgagcaggtTGACAGGAACATAAAGGAGGCTCAGGAGAAGCTGGAACAGGAGATGGAGGCAGCCAGACATGAGCACCAGGTTGTCCTGATGAGACAAG ACCTTCTGAGGCGTCAGGAGGAGCTGAGGAGAATGGAGGAGCTCCATAACCAGGAGATGCAGAAGAGGAAGCAGATGGAATTGCGTCAGGAAGAGGAGCATcgcaggagggaggaggagatgaggatgcacactgaggagaggatgaggaggcagCAGGAAGGCTTCAAGGGGAACTTCCCTGGAAAT GAGATGCGGATGCACATGCAAG GTCAAGGAATGAACAGAAACTCAATGGGTGGTGTTGAAGGAAAGCCCAGCGGGCCCAACCCTGGAGCTGCCAACATGCCTGCTGAGAACCCCCCTTTAATG CAGGGGGCAGGAAATGACACCATGCCCGTAGGAGGCCAACCTGGCTTCGCAAGAGGCCCTGGCCAAGGCCCTGCTGACTTTGCCAACAAGCGTCGCAGGTTCTAA